From the genome of Fusobacterium simiae, one region includes:
- a CDS encoding flavodoxin, with amino-acid sequence MKKIFLNLLFLTFFMYGNQNAFASTVNKKVLVAYYSLTGSTKRVAEIIAKNTNGELFEIVPVKPYSKEHDPTSERAKKEQDADIRPELSTHIKNMNNYDVIFIGFPIWWYKEPQLIKTFLEEYNFSGKIVIPFCTSGGVGIKNAEAEFRDMLPNSDIKNGGSFYRRTSEQEIKEWLKTIKL; translated from the coding sequence ATGAAAAAGATATTTTTAAATTTATTATTTTTGACATTTTTTATGTATGGAAATCAAAATGCGTTTGCTTCAACAGTCAATAAAAAAGTTTTAGTTGCTTATTATTCACTTACAGGTTCAACTAAAAGAGTGGCAGAGATAATTGCAAAAAATACAAATGGAGAGCTTTTTGAGATTGTACCTGTTAAACCATATTCAAAGGAACATGACCCTACTTCAGAAAGAGCTAAAAAAGAGCAAGATGCAGATATAAGGCCAGAACTTTCTACACATATAAAAAATATGAATAATTATGATGTTATATTCATAGGTTTCCCAATCTGGTGGTATAAAGAACCTCAACTTATAAAAACATTTTTAGAAGAATATAATTTTTCTGGTAAAATAGTAATTCCTTTCTGTACAAGTGGAGGAGTAGGAATTAAAAATGCTGAAGCAGAATTTAGGGATATGTTACCAAATTCAGATATAAAAAATGGAGGTTCATTTTATAGAAGAACATCAGAACAAGAAATAAAAGAGTGGTTAAAAACAATTAAATTATAA
- a CDS encoding cyclophilin-like fold protein — MIKRKSIFIFLLTVLVSFVIYGNTAKGGKEMNVKVTAGSHTFIVKLENNVASHALYDKLPLTLPMANRYGREMVYRFGAGGLPTDNASDQGYKVGDLSYWPPMGSLVILYKQNGEVFEQQKLGHTDADISFFNEMKDTNITFEKQE; from the coding sequence ATGATAAAAAGAAAATCAATATTTATATTTTTATTGACTGTATTAGTAAGTTTTGTAATTTATGGGAATACAGCTAAAGGAGGAAAAGAAATGAATGTAAAAGTAACAGCAGGAAGTCATACATTTATAGTAAAATTAGAAAACAATGTAGCAAGCCATGCATTATATGATAAATTACCACTTACATTACCAATGGCTAATAGATATGGACGTGAAATGGTTTATAGATTTGGAGCTGGAGGACTTCCAACAGATAATGCTTCTGACCAAGGTTATAAAGTTGGAGACCTTTCATATTGGCCACCAATGGGAAGTTTAGTAATTTTATATAAACAAAATGGAGAAGTGTTTGAGCAACAAAAATTAGGACATACAGATGCTGATATTTCTTTCTTTAATGAAATGAAAGATACAAATATTACTTTTGAAAAACAAGAATAA